A genomic segment from Marmota flaviventris isolate mMarFla1 chromosome 7, mMarFla1.hap1, whole genome shotgun sequence encodes:
- the Spry1 gene encoding protein sprouty homolog 1 — protein MEPPNQHGSGISLVVTQQPSLDGRQRTDNEREIPPAAILSLDQIKAIRGSNEYTEGPSVVKRPAPRTAPRPEKQERTHEIIPVNVNNGYDQRPSSHLGPAGPPSSARGPVLSRSTSTGSAASSGSSSSSSASSEQGLLGRSPPTRPGPAQRSERAVRTQPKQLTVDDLKGSSKEDPAQHKFICERCRKCKCGECTAPRTLPSCLACNRQCLCSAESMVEYGTCMCLVKGLFYHCSNDDEGDSCSDHPCSCSQSHCCSRYLCMGAMSLFLPCLLCYPPAKGCLKLCRGCYDWVHRPGCRCKHSNTVYCKLDSCTSRAQGKPS, from the coding sequence ATGGAGCCCCCAAATCAGCATGGCAGTGGAATTTCGTTAGTTGTGACCCAGCAGCCTTCTTTGGATGGCCGTCAGAGGACAGACAATGAGAGAGAGATTCCGCCTGCTGCTATTTTGTCCCTAGACCAGATCAAGGCCATCAGAGGCAGCAATGAGTACACAGAAGGGCCTTCGGTGGTGAAGAGACCTGCTCCTCGGACAGCACCCAGACCAGAAAAGCAGGAGAGGACGCACGAAATCATACCAGTCAATGTGAATAATGGCTACGACCAGAGACCCTCCAGCCACCTGGGCCCCGCGGGACCCCCGAGCAGTGCCCGGGGCCCGGTTCTGAGCAGGTCCACCAGCACTGGCAGTGCAGCCAGctctggcagcagcagcagcagcagcgcctCCTCGGAGCAGGGGCTGTTGGGACGCTCCCCGCCAACCAGGCCTGGCCCTGCTCAGAGGTCCGAGAGGGCGGTCCGGACCCAGCCCAAACAACTGACTGTGGATGACCTGAAGGGTTCCTCGAAAGAGGACCCGGCCCAGCACAAGTTCATCTGCGAGCGGTGCCGGAAGTGCAAGTGCGGGGAGTGCACGGCGCCCCGgaccctgccctcctgcctggccTGCAACCGGCAGTGCCTGTGCTCCGCGGAGAGCATGGTGGAGTACGGGACCTGCATGTGCCTGGTCAAGGGCCTCTTCTACCACTGCTCCAACGACGACGAGGGGGATTCTTGCTCAGACCACCCGTGCTCCTGCTCACAGTCACACTGCTGCTCCAGGTACCTGTGCATGGGAGCCATGTCGCTGTTCCTGCCCTGCCTGCTCTGTTACCCTCCCGCCAAGGGGTGCCTGAAACTCTGCCGGGGGTGTTACGACTGGGTGCACCGCCCGGGGTGCAGGTGCAAGCACTCCAACACTGTCTACTGTAAGCTGGACAGCTGCACCTCCCGGGCCCAGGGCAAGCCCTCCTGA